The proteins below are encoded in one region of Lagenorhynchus albirostris chromosome 7, mLagAlb1.1, whole genome shotgun sequence:
- the LOC132522666 gene encoding LOW QUALITY PROTEIN: steroid hormone receptor ERR2-like (The sequence of the model RefSeq protein was modified relative to this genomic sequence to represent the inferred CDS: deleted 2 bases in 1 codon), whose protein sequence is MKEYSNPSAEMRISADDRHLVSSCGSFIKTEPSSPSSGIDALSHHSPSGSSDASGGFGLALGAHANSLDLLPMFVGTGLGGTPYRKGYEDCAGGIMEDSAIKCQYMLNAIPKSLCLVCRDIASGYHYSVASCEACKAFFKRTIQGNIEYSCPATNECEITKRRRKSCQACRFMKCLKVGIMLKEGVRLDRVRGGRQKYKRRLDSESSPYLSLQISPPAKKPLTKIASYLLVAEPDKLYAMPPPGMPEGDIKALTTLCDLADRELVVIIGWAKHIPGFSNLSLGDQMSLPQSAWMEILILGSVHRSLPHDDKLVYAEDYAEDYITDEERSRLAVLLEFYRAILQLVHSYKKLKVKEEIVTLKALALANSDSMYIEDLEVVQKLQDLLHEALQDYELCQRHEKPWRMSKLLLTLPLLRQTAAKAVQHFYSLKLQGKVPMHKLFLEMLEAKV, encoded by the exons ATGAAGGAGTACAGTAACCCTTCAGCTGAGATG AGAATATCCGCGGACGACCGGCACCTGGTCTCCAGCTGTGGCTCCTTCATCAAGACCGAGCCGTCTAGCCCGTCCTCGGGCATCGATGCCCTCAGCCACCACAGCCCCAGCGGCTCGTCCGACGCCAGCGGCGGCTTCGGCCTGGCCCTGGGCGCCCACGCCAACAGTCTGGACTTGCTGCCCATGTTCGTGGGCACCGGGCTGGGAGGCACCCCCTACCGCAAGGGCTACGAGGACTGTGCCGGCGGCATCATGGAGGACTCGGCCATCAAGTGCCAGTACATGCTCAACGCCATCCCCAAGAGCCTGTGCCTCGTGTGCAGGGACATCGCCTCCGGCTACCACTACAGCGTGGCCTCCTGTGAGGCCTGCAAGGCTTTCTTCAAGAGGACCATCCAAGGGAACATTGAGTACAGCTGCCCGGCCACCAACGAGTGTGAGATCACGAAACGGAGGCGCAAGTCCTGCCAGGCCTGTCGCTTCATGAAATGCCTCAAAGTGGGGATAATGCTGAAGGAAGGTGTGCGCCTTGACCGAGTGCGTGGAGGCCGCCAGAAATACAAGCGCCGGCTGGACTCAGAGAGCAGCCCGTACCTGAGCTTACAGATTTCTCCTCCTGCTAAAAAGCCATTGACTAAAATCGCCTCCTACCTGCTGGTGGCTGAGCCGGACAAACTCTACGCCATGCCACCCCCTGGCATGCCAGAGGGTGACATCAAGGCTCTGACCACTCTCTGTGATCTGGCAGACAGGGAGCTCGTGGTCATTATTGGCTGGGCCAAGCACATCCCAGGCTTCTCCAACCTCTCTCTGGGGGACCAGATGAGTCTGCCACAGAGTGCCTGGATGGAGATCCTCATCCTGGGCAGCGTGCACCGCTCGCTGCCCCATGACGACAAGCTGGTATATGCTGAGGAC TATGCTGAGGACTATATCACGGACGAGGAGCGCTCCCGCCTCGCGGTACTGCTGGAGTTCTACCGGGCCATCCTACAGCTGGTGCACAGCTACAAGAAGCTCAAGGTGAAGGAGGAGATTGTGACGCtcaaggccctggccctggccaaCTCAGATTCCATGTACATCGAGGATCTGGAGGTGGTCCAGAAGCTGCAGGACCTGCTGCATGAGGCGCTGCAGGACTACGAGCTGTGCCAGCGCCACGAGAAGCCATGGAGGATGAGCAAGTTGCTGCTGACGCTGCCCCTGCTTCGGCAGACAGCTGCCAAGGCCGTGCAGCACTTCTACAGCCTCAAACTGCAAGGCAAGGTGCCCATGCACAAACTCTTCCTGGAGATGCTGGAGGCCAAGGTCTGA